DNA sequence from the Flavobacteriales bacterium genome:
CATGTCCCCTCCACTGTTCCTATTCTCCACTTTCAGGACTTCGGCACCGAGTTCTGCCAAGAACATCCCAACAGCTGGACCGGCAAGTACACTGGCCAGCTCCACTACCCGGATACCCTTGAGTGGGGCTGAGGTCATACCTCGAAGGATTGACCCAATTTCGGAATGATGACTTCCTTGAATCCGGCCTTTTTCAGTTCTGCTGCGAAGATTTTCTGTCGCTCTTCCACACCATGCACCAGATAGATCTGCTCTAGTTTCTCCCGACTCTGATTGTTCAGGTAATCTATCATCTCGCTCTGATCGCCATGAGCTGAGAAGGAGTGCATGCGTTTGACCTGGGCCTTCACCTTGAGTTCTTCACCGAAGATCTTTATCTCTTCTGCACCTTGGGCCAATTGTGCGCCTATGCTGCCTTCTGCGCAGAATCCCACGATGAGGATGCAGTTCCTTGGATCCTCGATGTTGTTCCTCACGTGATGCAGGATCCTTCCAGCCGTGATCATCCCTGATGCGCTGATGATGATGCAAGGGCCTTTCAAGTCATTGATGCGTTTCGAATCTTCGACCTTGCGCACAT
Encoded proteins:
- a CDS encoding CoA transferase, which produces MTSAPLKGIRVVELASVLAGPAVGMFLAELGAEVLKVENRNSGGDM